The following coding sequences are from one Pseudonocardia sp. EC080619-01 window:
- a CDS encoding methyltransferase domain-containing protein has protein sequence MTAPPRRAGLPGFDRPLAGTPSSLICDDGTEIPLDVGRWTEPAAGCDAWLLRHCTGPTVDLGCGPGRLLVALAARGIAAIGVDGSAVSAGHCRHRGVPMIHTDLFGPLPGEGGWAHVLLADGNVGIGGDPAALLARAARLLAPGGTVLVEVDPRPGHDWHGTARVACPDGAGDPIPWAVQGAVTLSVTAGRAGLRVTDWHPGDRVFLELTGP, from the coding sequence GTGACGGCCCCGCCCCGCCGGGCAGGACTGCCCGGGTTCGACCGCCCGCTGGCCGGGACGCCGTCGTCGCTGATCTGCGACGACGGCACCGAGATCCCGCTCGACGTCGGCCGGTGGACCGAGCCCGCCGCCGGCTGCGACGCCTGGCTGCTGCGGCACTGCACCGGCCCCACGGTGGACCTCGGCTGCGGGCCGGGCCGGCTGCTCGTCGCGCTGGCCGCCCGCGGGATCGCCGCGATCGGCGTCGACGGGTCGGCCGTGTCGGCGGGGCACTGCCGGCACCGCGGCGTCCCGATGATCCACACCGATCTCTTCGGCCCGCTGCCCGGCGAGGGCGGCTGGGCGCACGTGCTGCTGGCCGACGGCAACGTCGGCATCGGCGGTGATCCCGCGGCGCTGCTGGCCCGCGCCGCACGGCTCCTCGCCCCGGGCGGGACCGTCCTGGTCGAGGTCGATCCGCGGCCCGGCCACGACTGGCACGGCACCGCGCGGGTGGCCTGCCCGGACGGCGCCGGCGATCCGATCCCGTGGGCCGTGCAGGGTGCCGTGACCCTGTCCGTCACCGCCGGGCGCGCCGGGCTGCGGGTCACCGACTGGCATCCCGGTGACCGGGTGTTCCTGGAGCTGACCGGGCCGTGA
- a CDS encoding glycosyltransferase family 2 protein, which produces MYPEIVLPCLDEAEALPHVLDRMPHDWPVIVVDNGSTDGTADVARAHGARVVVEPRRGYGAAVHAGLEAATGELVAFLDGDGSLDAGALPGMAETVASGRADIAVGRRVPDSASVWPWHARAANSVIAGMLRGRGVPVHDIAPIRVARRQALLDLDIADRAFGYPLELLLKAGRAGWRFDETPVAYSRRAGGRSKVSGSVKGTARAGRDMIRLLR; this is translated from the coding sequence GTGTATCCGGAGATCGTTCTCCCGTGCCTGGACGAGGCCGAGGCGCTGCCCCACGTCCTGGACCGGATGCCGCACGACTGGCCGGTGATCGTCGTCGACAACGGGTCGACGGACGGCACCGCGGACGTCGCGCGCGCCCACGGCGCCCGGGTCGTCGTCGAGCCACGGCGCGGGTACGGCGCCGCCGTCCACGCCGGCCTGGAGGCGGCGACCGGCGAGCTCGTCGCGTTCCTCGACGGCGACGGCTCGCTCGACGCGGGCGCGCTCCCGGGGATGGCCGAGACGGTCGCCTCGGGCCGTGCCGACATCGCCGTCGGGCGGCGGGTGCCGGACTCCGCGAGCGTCTGGCCCTGGCATGCCCGCGCCGCCAACTCCGTGATCGCCGGGATGCTGCGCGGCCGGGGCGTGCCGGTGCACGACATCGCCCCGATCCGGGTCGCCCGCCGGCAGGCGCTGCTCGATCTCGACATCGCCGACCGCGCCTTCGGCTACCCCCTCGAACTGCTGCTCAAGGCGGGCCGCGCCGGCTGGCGGTTCGACGAGACCCCGGTGGCCTACTCACGGCGGGCCGGTGGCCGGTCGAAGGTGTCCGGCTCGGTGAAGGGCACCGCACGGGCCGGCCGCGACATGATCCGGTTGCTGCGATGA
- a CDS encoding DUF2064 domain-containing protein: protein MSARVTTVVLAKAPVPGRVKTRLCPPATPDQAAALASAALLDTLDAAAGVPGDTVVAITGSRADAVGAAGLRAILDRVGVVEQRGDGLAARIAAAHADAAALHPGRPTLQIGMDTPQASAELLARCADRLAEPGVDAVLGPATDGGWWVLGLHDPAAAALLDGVPMSCEETGARTLDALRAAGLTVAVVDALTDVDTADEAVDVARGIPGSRFAAVVDELAGVLAGGHAGVLE, encoded by the coding sequence ATGAGCGCCCGGGTCACCACGGTCGTGCTGGCCAAGGCGCCGGTGCCGGGGCGGGTCAAGACCCGGCTCTGCCCACCGGCGACACCGGACCAGGCCGCGGCCCTCGCGTCCGCGGCACTGCTGGACACCCTCGACGCCGCGGCCGGTGTCCCGGGCGACACCGTCGTCGCGATCACCGGGTCCCGCGCCGACGCCGTCGGGGCGGCCGGGCTGCGCGCCATCCTGGACCGGGTCGGCGTCGTCGAGCAGCGCGGGGACGGCCTGGCCGCCCGGATCGCCGCCGCGCACGCCGACGCCGCCGCGCTGCACCCGGGCCGCCCGACGCTGCAGATCGGCATGGACACCCCGCAGGCGTCGGCGGAGCTGCTCGCACGCTGCGCGGACCGGCTCGCCGAGCCCGGCGTCGACGCCGTGCTCGGGCCCGCCACCGACGGCGGCTGGTGGGTCCTGGGCCTGCACGACCCGGCCGCGGCGGCCCTGCTGGACGGGGTCCCGATGTCGTGCGAGGAGACCGGCGCCCGCACCCTCGACGCGCTGCGGGCCGCCGGCCTCACGGTCGCCGTCGTCGACGCGCTGACCGACGTGGACACCGCGGACGAGGCCGTCGACGTCGCCCGCGGGATCCCGGGCAGCCGGTTCGCCGCGGTCGTCGACGAGCTCGCGGGGGTGCTCGCGGGCGGGCACGCCGGGGTGCTCGAGTGA